The Coregonus clupeaformis isolate EN_2021a chromosome 18, ASM2061545v1, whole genome shotgun sequence genome has a segment encoding these proteins:
- the sb:cb288 gene encoding uncharacterized protein sb:cb288 → MWTEVKNQTKFVFSDGNTSERAVPMHTWVLSTDGNDSTVIPRPSYTDDPLARGSGIIPGAIAAAVFIGFVLALYAVLWKCMVSPPQRKKRRVRVRDKRSQVC, encoded by the exons ATGTGGACGGAGGTGAAAAACCAGACCAAATTTGTCTTTAGCGATGGAAACACCTCGGAG AGAGCTGTTCCAATGCACACATGGGTCCTCTCTACAGATGGAAATG attCAACGGTCATCCCTCGTCCCTCATACACAGATGATCCCCTGGCCAGAGGCAGTGGCATCATCCCAG GCGCCATTGCAGCAGCAGTGTTCATTGGTTTTGTACTGGCTCTCTATGCAGTTCTGTGGAAGTGTATGGTCTCACCACCCCAAAG GAAGAAGAGGAGGGTGAGGGTTCGAGACAAGAGGAGCCAAGTGTGCTGA
- the LOC121581864 gene encoding synaptobrevin homolog YKT6-like: protein MKLYSLSVLHKGATKSNLLKSAYDLSSFSFFQRSSVQEFMTFTSALIVERSAHGSRASVKEQEYLCHVYVRNDSLSAVVIADSEYPQRVAFTLLDKVLEEFSRQVDSIDWPSGNPETINYKALDIHLAKYQNPREADAMTKVQAELDETKIILHSTMESLLERGEKLDDLVQKSEHLGNQSKAFYKTARKQNSCCEVM from the exons ATGAAGCTGTACAGCCTCAGCGTCCTCCACAAAGGAGCGACTAAATCCAACCTCCTTAAATCTGCCTATGACCTCTCCTCCTTCAGCTTCTTCCAGCGCTCCAG TGTCCAAGAGTTCATGACCTTCACCAGCGCCTTGATTGTGGAGCGTTCTGCACACGGCAGTCGAGCCTCAGTCAAAGAGCAAG AGTACCTGTGCCACGTGTATGTGAGGAATGACAGTCTGAGTGCAGTGGTGATAGCAGACAGCGAGTACCCCCAAAGGGTCGCCTTCACACTACTAGACAAG GTGCTAGAGGAGTTCTCCAGACAAGTGGACAGCATAGACTGGCCATCTGGAAACCCCGAAACCATCAACTACAAAGCTCTGGACATCCACCTGGCCAAGTACCAG AACCCCAGAGAGGCAGATGCTATGACCAAAGTGCAGGCTGAACTGGACGAGACAAAGATCATTCTG CACAGCACCATGGAGTCTCTGTTGGAAAGAGGGGAGAAGCTGGATGATCTGGTGCAGAAGTCTGAACACCTGGGGAACCAGTCTAAAGCATTTTATAAGACT GCACGGAAGCAGAACTCATGCTGTGAGGTCATGTAG